In one Chitinophaga sancti genomic region, the following are encoded:
- a CDS encoding vWA domain-containing protein: protein MRGLHFSKFEPDEQGKSPFDKLLDVFTQLLTYTSGDVSEALQWLTELDKEYQLTNEDYGIGDFIQELKEKGYIRDNEENGSIQITGKTEQNIRKRALEEIFGKLKKSNVGNHNTRKSGQGDELNADSRPYQFGDALEQIDMTASIRNAQINHGIESFSIHQDDLEIQETDFKTQTSTALMIDISHSMILYGEDRITPAKKVAMALSELITTRYPKDTLDIIVFGNDAWQIEIKDLPYLQVGPYHTNTVAGLELAMDILRRRRNPNKQIFMITDGKPTCLKVGKQYYKNSFGLDRKILNRTLNLAAQCKKLKIPITTFMVATDPWLQKFVTEFTETNNGKAFFSGLDKLGQFLFFDFENGKRKVL, encoded by the coding sequence ATGAGAGGCTTACATTTTTCCAAATTTGAACCCGACGAGCAGGGAAAATCGCCATTTGACAAACTACTTGACGTATTCACCCAACTGCTGACTTACACCAGCGGCGACGTCAGCGAAGCACTGCAATGGCTGACCGAACTGGACAAAGAATACCAGCTGACCAACGAAGATTACGGAATCGGAGACTTCATTCAGGAACTAAAGGAAAAAGGATACATCCGAGACAACGAAGAAAACGGTAGTATCCAGATCACCGGGAAAACCGAACAGAACATCCGCAAACGTGCCCTCGAAGAGATCTTCGGTAAACTGAAAAAGTCAAACGTGGGTAACCACAATACCCGTAAATCCGGGCAGGGGGATGAACTCAACGCCGACTCCAGGCCTTACCAGTTCGGAGACGCACTGGAACAGATCGACATGACAGCGTCCATCCGGAATGCCCAGATCAATCATGGCATCGAGAGCTTCTCCATCCATCAGGACGACCTTGAAATCCAGGAAACAGATTTCAAAACACAAACGTCTACCGCCCTGATGATCGATATCTCCCACTCCATGATCCTTTACGGCGAAGACCGCATCACACCAGCCAAAAAGGTAGCCATGGCCCTGAGTGAACTCATCACCACCCGCTATCCCAAGGACACACTGGACATCATCGTTTTCGGTAACGATGCCTGGCAAATAGAAATCAAAGATCTTCCTTACCTCCAGGTCGGACCTTACCACACCAATACAGTGGCAGGCCTGGAACTCGCCATGGACATCCTGCGCAGACGACGAAATCCCAACAAACAGATCTTTATGATCACAGATGGGAAACCTACCTGTCTCAAAGTCGGCAAACAGTACTACAAAAACAGCTTCGGCCTTGACCGCAAGATCCTCAATCGCACACTGAACCTCGCGGCACAATGTAAAAAGCTGAAGATTCCAATCACGACCTTCATGGTAGCGACAGACCCGTGGCTGCAAAAGTTCGTGACAGAGTTCACGGAAACCAACAACGGGAAAGCGTTTTTCTCAGGACTGGATAAATTAGGACAGTTCCTGTTTTTTGATTTTGAAAACGGAAAAAGAAAGGTGCTGTAA
- a CDS encoding carboxylesterase family protein: MLRSIIPSLALIFQCTVSTAQAVSGVQSVPEAHKISTARIVKTTRGYIKGIEEQGIFVFKGIPYASAARFKAPTPRPAWKDTLSCTEFGPVAPQWDGKVVGEEDCLQLNLYTSGVKGKKPVVVWVHGGGMTGGTGKWMNGHAFADHDSIITITINYRLGALGFLYMGDVPGYETAPNNAVLDLVASLQWIRENIAAFGGDPDRVTVMGESAGAKLSSVLLVAPAAKGKYQQLVLESGGVNCIRDTATAQAIRKRLMDTLGIRDPNEFLRLPVNDIIAAQAKVLKGASGTNYFGPMADNKVVYGDAYNWLKKHPLKNVRVLLGSNKAEALLFMNIDRRLYHPDVQVLRDWFGKNGDLVKMPADTAGIMQMLSRIMYQLHTYRLANVLGAQKANVWLYSFEQTSQGKPATHGQELGYIWGSKQPLENPGLEQVIHRDWVNFIKGKNLWTKYDGRKLGMIYGEPTREERIAGWEDVSFPAMGFLLD; encoded by the coding sequence ATGTTAAGATCAATTATCCCGTCATTGGCCTTGATTTTCCAATGCACGGTTTCCACGGCTCAGGCAGTTTCAGGGGTGCAAAGTGTTCCTGAAGCACACAAAATTTCCACCGCCCGGATAGTTAAAACAACCCGCGGTTACATCAAAGGTATCGAAGAGCAGGGCATCTTCGTTTTTAAAGGAATTCCATATGCCAGCGCGGCGCGCTTCAAAGCACCAACACCCCGACCCGCCTGGAAAGACACGCTTTCGTGTACGGAATTTGGACCTGTGGCACCGCAGTGGGACGGCAAAGTAGTGGGTGAGGAAGATTGCCTGCAACTGAACCTGTATACATCCGGTGTAAAGGGAAAGAAGCCGGTAGTGGTATGGGTGCATGGTGGAGGTATGACAGGCGGTACTGGTAAGTGGATGAACGGACATGCTTTTGCCGACCATGACAGTATTATTACAATTACGATCAATTATCGCCTGGGTGCCCTGGGTTTCCTGTATATGGGTGATGTACCTGGATATGAGACGGCGCCTAATAATGCCGTGCTGGACCTGGTTGCATCACTGCAATGGATCAGGGAGAACATCGCTGCCTTTGGGGGAGATCCTGACAGGGTCACTGTGATGGGAGAATCTGCGGGGGCAAAGCTGAGCAGTGTATTGCTGGTTGCGCCGGCTGCAAAAGGGAAGTATCAGCAACTGGTACTGGAAAGTGGTGGCGTGAATTGTATCAGGGATACTGCTACGGCCCAGGCGATCAGGAAACGTTTGATGGATACTTTGGGCATCCGTGATCCGAATGAATTTTTGCGCTTGCCTGTGAATGACATTATTGCTGCGCAGGCGAAGGTATTGAAAGGTGCATCCGGCACGAATTATTTCGGGCCGATGGCTGATAATAAGGTGGTGTATGGGGATGCGTATAACTGGTTGAAGAAACACCCGCTGAAGAATGTAAGGGTATTGCTGGGAAGTAATAAGGCGGAGGCTTTATTGTTTATGAATATAGATAGGCGATTGTATCATCCGGATGTGCAGGTGCTCCGGGATTGGTTTGGAAAGAACGGAGACCTGGTGAAGATGCCGGCAGATACTGCAGGGATTATGCAGATGCTGAGCAGGATTATGTACCAGTTGCATACTTATAGACTGGCAAATGTGCTGGGCGCGCAGAAAGCGAATGTCTGGCTGTATTCTTTTGAGCAGACGAGCCAGGGTAAACCGGCTACGCATGGGCAGGAGCTGGGGTATATCTGGGGGAGTAAGCAGCCACTGGAGAATCCCGGATTAGAGCAGGTGATTCACAGGGATTGGGTGAATTTTATAAAAGGAAAGAACTTGTGGACGAAGTATGATGGGCGGAAACTGGGGATGATTTATGGGGAGCCTACCCGGGAGGAGCGGATCGCTGGTTGGGAGGATGTGAGTTTTCCGGCGATGGGTTTCCTGCTGGATTGA
- a CDS encoding alpha/beta fold hydrolase, which produces MKPHLLLLHGAIGASFQLKAIAAALSEHYTIHLYDFPGHAGQPLPDAPFSIQFFAASVADYIRSHQLEHLTIFGASMGGYVALHLAATQPLLVDSIITLGTKFHWDPVTALKESKMLQPAVMVQKVPAFANALEKMHAPNDWKVVVEKTADMMIAMGEQNPLQADDFKNIGIPVLLLLGDRDRMVSFEETIQVYKLLPDAGFGVLPHTPHPAELVNAQLLAAIILDHQSSPKPVAG; this is translated from the coding sequence ATGAAGCCCCACTTACTCCTTCTCCACGGTGCCATCGGCGCATCCTTCCAGTTAAAGGCAATTGCCGCTGCATTGTCTGAACATTACACCATTCATCTGTATGACTTTCCCGGCCATGCTGGTCAGCCATTACCGGATGCTCCTTTCTCCATTCAATTTTTCGCTGCCTCAGTAGCCGATTACATCCGCTCACACCAACTGGAACATCTCACTATTTTCGGTGCCAGCATGGGTGGATATGTTGCTTTGCATCTGGCTGCTACACAACCCTTACTTGTAGATAGCATTATTACCCTCGGCACAAAATTCCACTGGGATCCTGTCACAGCATTGAAAGAATCAAAGATGCTGCAACCGGCAGTTATGGTCCAAAAAGTACCTGCATTTGCAAATGCTTTAGAGAAAATGCACGCGCCGAATGACTGGAAAGTGGTAGTGGAAAAAACAGCGGATATGATGATAGCCATGGGTGAACAAAACCCGCTTCAGGCAGATGATTTTAAAAACATCGGTATCCCTGTATTGCTGTTATTAGGAGATCGTGATCGCATGGTATCTTTTGAAGAGACCATCCAGGTGTACAAATTACTGCCGGATGCAGGTTTTGGAGTGCTCCCCCATACCCCACACCCGGCAGAACTGGTAAATGCGCAACTGTTAGCTGCAATTATTTTAGATCATCAGTCCAGCCCAAAGCCTGTTGCAGGCTAA
- a CDS encoding anaerobic sulfatase maturase produces the protein MAKPAGATCNLQCSYCYYLDKGTPYMDDTVLEAYIRNYINEQASHQVDFVWQGGEATLQGIPFFKKALQLQKQYRNGKVITNAFQTNGTLLNDDWCRFFRDNNFLVGISIDGPAALHDPYRVNKGGKGTFKQVMRGLQLLLKYRVEFNTLTVVHDLNANHPLDVYRFLKREGSEYMQFIPLVGKKEAVNPLAFGRFMIGIFDEWVKQDVGKYFVPVFDAALANEVGVPAGSCVFNDYCGQSIVIEHNGDVYACDHFVEPQYRVGNVLTGSLQEMMRSEKQQNFGLNKFRLLSASCGKCDVYKYCRGECPKNRLPDGLNYLCEGYGLFFRHIRPYLQFMANELAHKRSPANVMHYASTGFPPLN, from the coding sequence ATGGCAAAACCTGCGGGTGCAACCTGCAACCTGCAATGTTCCTATTGTTATTACCTGGATAAGGGAACGCCTTATATGGATGATACTGTGCTGGAAGCATACATCCGGAACTATATCAATGAGCAGGCCAGTCACCAGGTAGATTTTGTCTGGCAGGGTGGTGAGGCTACCCTTCAGGGAATTCCATTTTTTAAGAAGGCATTGCAGTTGCAAAAGCAATATAGAAATGGGAAGGTGATTACAAATGCGTTTCAGACGAATGGCACCTTGTTGAATGATGACTGGTGCCGGTTCTTCAGGGATAATAATTTCCTGGTCGGGATTTCTATCGATGGTCCGGCAGCATTGCATGATCCCTATCGGGTGAACAAAGGCGGTAAGGGCACCTTTAAGCAGGTGATGAGAGGATTGCAGTTATTACTAAAATACAGGGTGGAATTTAATACACTGACAGTGGTGCATGACCTGAATGCAAACCATCCCCTGGACGTGTACCGCTTTTTGAAAAGAGAGGGTAGTGAGTACATGCAATTCATTCCATTGGTGGGTAAGAAGGAAGCAGTGAATCCGCTGGCGTTTGGCCGCTTTATGATCGGAATTTTTGATGAGTGGGTGAAGCAGGATGTGGGGAAATATTTTGTGCCGGTATTTGATGCGGCGTTAGCAAATGAAGTGGGGGTACCGGCAGGAAGTTGTGTATTCAATGATTATTGCGGACAATCGATTGTGATTGAGCATAACGGTGATGTATATGCCTGCGATCATTTTGTGGAGCCGCAGTACAGAGTAGGAAATGTGTTGACGGGGAGTTTGCAGGAAATGATGCGTTCTGAAAAGCAGCAGAATTTTGGCTTAAATAAATTCAGGCTGTTGTCAGCATCCTGTGGCAAATGTGATGTTTATAAATATTGCCGGGGAGAATGCCCGAAGAACAGATTGCCGGATGGTCTGAATTATTTATGCGAGGGCTACGGTCTGTTCTTCAGGCATATCCGCCCATATCTGCAATTTATGGCCAATGAGCTGGCCCATAAGCGATCTCCGGCGAATGTGATGCACTACGCTTCGACAGGCTTTCCACCTCTGAACTGA
- a CDS encoding DUF4139 domain-containing protein, with protein MKLIFPLCLMIILLSSFTYVNKDRIVIPAVLKSAIVYRSGAELHHMAKASLEKGNNDVVIEGVSNDVDLNSLQFGSDGGVTVMSVEFVTNYLKPAVKPTLVKKLEDSVEIVTRALSRLQVILKTDKDMLDLLNANKEIRGTQTGLSVAELVKMMEYYKTKTLELQNEITDYNERSVKLEELMAKLNDQLNEEKNKNTKTTGNLILQLFSPMSGSFNFTISYITKNASWNPYYDLFVESVNKPVRLIYRAKVAQSTGIDWQQVKLSLSTSTPNQQNTAPVFNGWFLGYINPKVQIRGFSSMTNSLSGNLALNEVVVSGYGSKSMYKREETEAEAAPVYIVNGNMMNKADFERIAPQSIADMNVLKDAAATAIYGSRAANGAIVVRLKDNMSDYISVADNELNMVYNIDLPYDMESNGKEQSVQLKESSVASVYKFYAAPKLDKEAYLLADIADWEQLNLIPGEANIIFEGTYVGKTMIDPNSTKDTLTLTLGRDKRVVVKRDKLVDVSSVKFLGSNKKQVFSYEITVKNNKKEKISMLLKDQYPLSTNKDIEVEVLETSGADVNQDLGILNWNIELAPGESKKYKLSYSVKYPKDKMVNVN; from the coding sequence ATGAAACTTATTTTTCCGCTATGTTTAATGATTATCCTGCTGTCCAGTTTTACATATGTTAACAAGGACAGGATCGTAATTCCTGCGGTATTAAAATCTGCCATTGTGTACCGGTCCGGCGCAGAATTACATCACATGGCCAAAGCCAGCCTCGAAAAGGGGAATAATGATGTTGTTATTGAAGGTGTCAGTAATGATGTTGATCTTAACAGTCTTCAGTTTGGTTCCGATGGAGGAGTGACAGTAATGTCGGTGGAATTCGTCACCAACTATCTTAAGCCCGCTGTAAAACCGACGCTTGTAAAAAAGCTGGAGGACTCTGTTGAAATAGTGACCCGGGCACTTTCCAGGCTGCAGGTTATTCTGAAGACCGACAAGGATATGCTGGATCTCCTGAACGCCAATAAAGAGATCCGGGGCACTCAAACAGGCCTTAGTGTGGCGGAATTGGTGAAAATGATGGAATATTACAAAACAAAAACACTCGAACTGCAGAATGAGATCACGGATTATAACGAACGCTCTGTCAAATTAGAGGAATTGATGGCTAAACTGAATGATCAATTGAATGAAGAGAAAAACAAGAATACTAAAACAACAGGAAACCTGATCCTACAGCTGTTTAGTCCTATGAGCGGCAGTTTTAATTTTACCATCTCATACATTACCAAAAACGCTTCATGGAATCCTTACTACGATCTTTTTGTGGAGTCTGTCAATAAGCCGGTACGATTGATTTACAGAGCTAAGGTTGCTCAGTCCACAGGGATCGATTGGCAACAGGTGAAATTGAGTCTTTCTACATCTACACCAAACCAGCAAAATACAGCGCCTGTGTTTAATGGATGGTTCCTGGGATATATTAATCCTAAGGTTCAGATAAGGGGTTTTAGTTCTATGACTAACTCACTAAGTGGAAATCTGGCACTTAACGAAGTGGTTGTTTCAGGTTACGGTTCCAAAAGCATGTACAAGCGTGAAGAGACCGAAGCCGAAGCTGCTCCGGTTTATATAGTAAATGGAAACATGATGAATAAGGCTGATTTTGAGAGGATAGCCCCGCAGTCAATTGCAGACATGAACGTATTAAAAGATGCTGCAGCTACCGCAATATACGGCAGCAGGGCCGCCAACGGAGCTATTGTTGTTAGACTTAAGGATAACATGAGTGATTATATATCCGTGGCGGATAATGAACTTAATATGGTCTATAACATAGACCTGCCTTATGATATGGAGAGTAACGGTAAAGAGCAAAGCGTGCAGTTAAAAGAAAGCAGTGTGGCTTCAGTCTATAAGTTCTATGCAGCTCCCAAACTGGATAAAGAAGCCTACCTGCTGGCAGATATTGCCGATTGGGAACAGCTCAATCTTATTCCGGGAGAAGCCAATATCATTTTTGAAGGTACCTATGTAGGTAAAACAATGATAGACCCCAACAGCACAAAAGATACACTTACGCTTACGTTGGGCAGGGACAAAAGAGTGGTGGTTAAAAGAGACAAACTGGTAGATGTTAGCAGCGTTAAATTCCTGGGATCCAACAAGAAGCAGGTGTTCAGTTATGAGATAACCGTGAAGAACAATAAGAAAGAAAAAATCTCCATGCTGCTGAAGGATCAATACCCTTTGTCCACCAATAAAGACATAGAGGTGGAAGTGCTGGAAACCAGCGGGGCAGATGTAAATCAAGATCTCGGCATCCTGAACTGGAATATAGAACTGGCGCCTGGAGAAAGTAAGAAGTATAAATTAAGTTATAGCGTTAAGTATCCTAAGGATAAAATGGTCAATGTAAACTGA